Sequence from the Deltaproteobacteria bacterium genome:
CATGATCATCAGGATTGCGGGAATCGGCTTGCAGGGTGTTGTGATCCACATAGGAGACCGCGACGGGGACCTGTATCCGGGGGCGTCCGATGGCCTCAAACTGCAGGTACACCATGGTCCCGGTGGCGTCCTGGGTCAGGACCTGGTCAACCCTCAGGGGAAGCGTATCGCTTTTGAGGTTATGTTTATTCCAGAGATGGGTTTTTATGATTTTCTCAAAAAGATTCATTGGCATAACTACTCCTTTTTAATTCGAAAATACCGTTCGTCGTTCAATGTTCGGCGTTCGGCGAAAGACCTTTTGATGCTTCGTGGTGCCACAGTTAAAACAAAGGCCAGGACATAAACCAGTGGCAGGAATTTTTTAAGGAGCCCGGGGAAATTAAGATTTTTCATTGACGGATATTCAGGAGTAGATAACTTCCAATAAACAAAAAAAGGATATTAGCGGACCAGGCGGCCCAGAGAGGAGGGAAAATACCGGA
This genomic interval carries:
- a CDS encoding aconitate hydratase (Catalyzes the conversion of citrate to isocitrate), whose protein sequence is MNLFEKIIKTHLWNKHNLKSDTLPLRVDQVLTQDATGTMVYLQFEAIGRPRIQVPVAVSYVDHNTLQADSRNPDDH